In Bacteroidota bacterium, the DNA window GGATTAGCAGCTCACCTTGCAGGCTCTGTTTCTGCTCACACTCCACTTCCTGTAATTGGAGTTCCAATTGGTGGCGGAAAACTTCAGGGAGTTGACTCACTTTACTCGACAGTTCAAATGCCCCCGGGAGTACCTGTAGCTACTGTTGGAATTGACGGAGCAAAAAATGCAGCATTGCTTGCTATACAAATTCTTGGTGTATCCGATAAAAAATATATGGATGCTATTTTGGATTTTAAAAAGGCTCAGACAAAAACTATTGTTGAGAAATCTGAAAAATTAAAGAGACTTGGATATAAAAAATATCTTGAAGGGTAGAGGTGTTTTAGATTTTTGAATTAATAATGGATGTGAATGTAAAAGTCATTCAATTGTCATTAATAGTCATTTAGCCAAGCTGTCATTGGGTTTTGTAACTTAATGACATTAGATTCAAGCGACAGAATACACATAATATTCTAACAGTCAAAAGCATACGAGTTTTTTTATAGGCACTAAATACATTTCTTTTAAACAATGGCATTGAATATACATCCTTAACAAATTGCTTTGTAAAACCTTTTTTCATTGTTTTAGCCAGTTTTCGAAATCTTTCTGTTCTTCTTCTGCTATCAGGTTTTGATCGCCTTCTTGCATAGCAGTGTAAATTGCTTTGTTTTCATGTTCTTCTGTAAAGCCGGATTTAACAACATCCATTTTGATTTTCAATAAATTGGCTAATTCCCTAAATGCTTTTAACTGTTCTTTTTTTATATCTAATGTTATTAGCATAATATAATTTTTTTTAGATTTATTACTTTAAAACAAAGATAGTTAAAAAAGATTATCTAATTGTTAATCTGTATTTTTTTATTCATATTTTCTAAGAGGTACTATTTAGATGGGATGATTATCAAAAGGGAGGTTCTATAAATACATTTCTTTTAAGAAACAAAGATAATGAATA includes these proteins:
- the purE gene encoding 5-(carboxyamino)imidazole ribonucleotide mutase, translating into MEEQKALVAIIMGSDSDLAVMTKAVKVLEDFEVPYKIDIISAHRTPEMAKDFSVNAHKEGIKVIICGAGLAAHLAGSVSAHTPLPVIGVPIGGGKLQGVDSLYSTVQMPPGVPVATVGIDGAKNAALLAIQILGVSDKKYMDAILDFKKAQTKTIVEKSEKLKRLGYKKYLEG